The sequence AAATTTGAGACAACAAAGACGTTCTGAAACGATGGGCTTGGCCAAGGCCCAATGATTTACTTCGAAACTGAATGGGCCGAGATTTGAGACTGTATAATACAATGGGTCGGGTACCAAAACCAATAAACTAATCGGGTAACGCTGCAAATATCTTTGCATTTGCATTTACAGGCGTAGGCGCTTGCGCAATCGAGCTAGAGGTGAATCGTTACATCATATTTCATCAGTCATATATACGGCCGCCGTTCCACCACCTACGAGCCGTCGTCTGTTTAGGTTTCCTTTATATAATAACTCTCGGCGTCTCCGGTCTTTTAATTGAATccagagaaaggaagaagaagaagaagaggaataAAAGATGCCTGGCCTTACTTGCAACGCTTGTAATAAAGAATTCGAGGACGATGCTGAACAGAAACTCCATTACAAGTCCGATTGGCATCGCTACAATCTTAAACGCAAGGTTtattttctgcttctttttcaCACTTCTGTTTTGCTCATTTCCGCGGAAATTCCTGCTTTTATTTTCCTTATTTATGTCGCTGATAAGGATTTGAGACGATGTTAGATCGTTTTGGACTTGTATCATTGAGTTTGAACCTAAAGCTTTAGCTCTCTCACCGGCGCTCTTTCGAAGAAGTTATTCTTATTGAGTTGTTTCTTGAATAAAATTGATGAAATAATTGCATTTTTGCTATTGTAATTTGAGATAAATGTTGAAACAAATAgattaagaattttttttttttttacattcttATAATCGATTAGAAATACATTCAtgcttgtgttgattagttaatTTTGGTGGTTGGAAGGAATTAAAGAGTGCTATGTTGAGCCTGTAGGTGCTGTTTTCCATAATTATATTCTTTTTACATAGCTTTTGATTTTCAAGCTTGTTCGCCATCAACAATAGGTAAATGCCTTGATAAGTATGAATTGCTTGTAAATAAGAACTCATAGAAGTCTTAGTGCCCCTGCTTGGGTTTACTCATAGTGGAATTTAATGACTAGTTGCTTCATTCAAAGGAGTTAATCTTCACTGGACATTAGTTATTGTTCTTTTGATATCTGTTGTCCATATCTTTGTCAGTGAACAAgtttaataaaacttttaaaTACAGATTTGATAATGTTGAGCCTGTAGGTactgttttttataattatattctTTTTACTTAGCTTTTGATTTCCAAGCTCTGTCGTCACTGGTCCTCTTTAGTTACAGAATTGTAATGAGGATGTTTCTAAGCAATTTGGCATAGTATTGTAATTTGGGAGTAGTGATAAGTATGAATTGCTTCTAAATAAGAACTAATAGAAGTCTAAGTGTTCTTGCTTGGGTTTTGCTCATACTGGAATATTATGACTAGTTGCTTCATTCAAAGGAGTTAATCTTCACTGGACATTAGTTATTAGAGGCATTATGTTGAGCCTGTAGGTGCTGTACTTAGCTTTTGATTTTCAAGCTTATTCGCCATCAACAATGGGTAAATGCCTTGCCTTATTGCTGTTGTCACTGTTCCTCTTTCATTAGAAAATTGTAATGAGGATAGTTTCCAAGCAAGTTGGCATAGAATTGTAATTTTGGGATTAATGATAAGTATGAATTGCTTGTGAATAAGAACTAATAGAAGTCTAAGTGCTCTTGCTTGGGTTTTGCTCTTACTGCAATTTTATGACTAATTGCTCCATTCAAATGAGTCTATCTTCACTGGACATTAGTTAGTGTCCTTTTGATATCTGATGTTGATATCTTTGTCAGTCAAGAGGTTTAATAAGAAGTCTCAGTATAGATTTGATAATGTTTACATTTTTAGTTCTTTCCTCTGATCATGTTTCCGGATAAAAATTTGCCAGATTGCTGGCGTCCCAGGGGTGACTGAAACATTATTCATGGCTAGACAGTCAGCACTTGCTCAGGAGAAGGAAATGGCGAATGAGACCCCTATGCTGTATAGTTGTGTTCTCTGCAGTAAGGGATATCGAAGTTCAAAAGCTCATGCTCAGCATCTTCAATCACGAAGCCACATTATGCGAGCTGCTCAAGGAACTCACCAAGATGAGGATAAGGCAGTAGTTAAACCACTTCCACGTCGTGCCATGACAAAGAGTATCCCACAAAGGGATGAAATGGATGAAGAAAGCGAAGATAGTGAGGATGAATGGGAAGAGGTTGATCCAGAGGAACAGTTAGTTGGTGAGGCCACAAAGTCATTGACCGAGTTGGATGTAAACGAGGCCAGTGAGGAAGATATGGATGAGGATGAAGACAATGACTTGTTGGATCCATCTTGCTGCTTTATGTGTGATAAAGAGCATCGTAATATAGAAAGTTGCATGGTTCACATGCACAAGCACCATGGATTCTTTATTCCTGATGTTGAGTATTTGAAGGACCCAAAAGGCCTTCTCACCTATCTTGGCCTTAAGGTAGATAGATTATATCATTATACTGTATTGTATCTTGCTGTGACATATGCTCGTTTGGTTCATTTTGCCAACATCGTTCACTTCTATCGACTGTTTCTTTCTCCAGGTGAAAAGGGATTTCTTGTGTTTGTACTGCAATTACAGATGTCATTCTTTTAACAGCCTAGAAGCAGTTAGGAAGCATATGGAAGCAAAAAGTCATTGCAAAGTACATTATGGTGATGACGATGATGAAGAGGAAGCTGAGTTAGAAGATTTCTATGATTATAGCAGCAGGTATGATGTTCCCATATTCTCCTATTTTTAGCACTATAATTTTGTAAGTGGTAGCGACGTGCATCTCGTACATTGAGATGATCTCCTGTCATTTAGGAACTATCTTCACTATTATTTGCAGATATATATGTTCGAAGTGACTGGATAACTTGTTTTTGTTGTGCAGTTATGTCGATGGAGATGGGAAACAGCTGATTACTGCAGGTGATATGGCCAATACTGTAGAACTCGGAAGTGCTGGTTCAGAGCTCATTATAACTACAAAATCCGACAAAAAAATATCATCCAGAACACTTGGTTCCAGAGAATTTTTGCGCTATTATCGACAGAAACCCCGTCCATCACCAGCAAATGCTGTTGCCATTAGTGCTTCCCTGGCTGCTAGGTTAGTTTCTAATCCTGCATTTCACATTAATAACGAATCACACAGATCACTCCATCTCTCCTTTGGAAGTTTTTGACTAGAAGTAGAAAGAATGAAAACGTGTATATACTTGAGATTAAGCTTCATATGGTCTTTGATCTGGATTGTATTATTCAGGTACAGGAGCATGGGGCTGGTGACAGTGCAGTCAAGAGAGCAGATGGTGAGGATGAAAGTGTTGAAGGAGATGAGACGTTCGGGTGTAGAGGCAATGCGCTCGAAAATGGGCATGAAGAGTAATGTTATTCGAAACCTTCCGAAGAATGTTCCATATTAGGGAGCTAGGGGAAGGTCATCATCTTGTTGATAAAGTGCTGATTATATTGTCCAATTTACGTGTAATATCGAGAAAGTTATTATAATCCGATGGAACCAACTCATCAAATTACTCGGGTTTCATCCGGATTATAATAAGCTTCTTGATTATATGCTTACATTGgacaatattattaaaattgtTGGCTGTGAATTTTACATCAAACGCTACATTATGCTAATGAATCAAAATGTTTTGGATTCTTTTTTATGTGATATTTGTGTATTTAGTTTACCTTCTATAGAGATTATAAGAAATGAGAGCTTAAGCTTCTTTTTTTTAGGCTCATATTTTGGCTGTTCAGATTTGAATTGATTTCTGCTTTGGTAGTATATGATTGATTTTACATCTTGCAAACCTCTATAAAATCAGGATTAAGGTTATAATCGAGTTATGTTGAGCTTTGGTCTGTTTATGCTCGGCTTGTTAATTGACGAGCTCAAGTTCGAGTTCAGTATCTTGTTTGTGAGTTGCCAGTTGGTCGCGATTCTCGAGATTTGCTTACGAGCAGCTCGTTAATCTGTTCATGAAttgtatttgaaatttcttttgaACAAAGTTTGCTCACGGACATGTTTGTGTTGAGCACTACCCGTTTATAAATGGAGCCATACACGATTGAGATTTTCTCGAGCAGAATGAGAGGCTAGACTCAACTTGGTTCAAAAAAACTGATTGGTTTTCCTAatcataattatttatattagggTTAATACATTAGGAGCTCGTTTGGTTCGTGGAATAGAGGGGGAATAGAATAGTTATTCCTAAAGAATAGTTATTCTCACAtttggttcaattttttttgacgGAATAGTTATTCCATGATTCCTAACATTATATTTTTGCAATTTACATAATTACCCTCCATTAAATTCTCAATCTAGCCAATTTTTCAAATCCTACAAATTTTGgcaaatccataatttatatcgtaaaaaaatgtgaaaaatgaaaaaataggaaaaacgttaaaaaatgtaaaaatacgaaaaatatgaaacacgaaaaacgtgacaaaatacgagaatatgaaaaaacacgcaaaaaacatgaaaacgtgaacaaacgtgaaaaacacaaaaacgcaaaaaaaaagagagagcaAACACACGAAAAAACACAAcatgaaaataagaaaaatacaaacaaaacacgaaaaaaaatacgaaaaacatgaaaaaacgtgaataacacgaaaaagtaacaaaatgcaaaaaataaaaaacacaaaaaaatgaaaaagggaaaaaccgaaaaactaaacgtgaaaaTGTAAACAAAcatgaaaaacaagaaaaattgaaaaacataaaaaacgtaaaaaaaaatgccaaaaacactaaaatgtgaaaaaacttttttcttgtttttaacattaaattttttttttcacattattTGTGCTTTtaatgttttcgtgtttttttcttttttccatatttttcgtatttttcacttttttttcatgtttttaacattttttttctttttctataaaaaaacattttttttacttttcgtgattttcgcatttttccactttttgtgttttcacgttttcgtgtttttaacaaattttcacgtttttctgtttttcatattttttttaggtttttaacgttttcgtgtttttccacATCTTTTaacgttttttgtgttttcgtgtttttttacattttcttattttcatgGGTTTTTTCTACATTCTTTTTTCATCTTTTTGCATTTTCAC comes from Euphorbia lathyris chromosome 8, ddEupLath1.1, whole genome shotgun sequence and encodes:
- the LOC136203361 gene encoding cytoplasmic 60S subunit biogenesis factor REI1 homolog 1 — its product is MPGLTCNACNKEFEDDAEQKLHYKSDWHRYNLKRKIAGVPGVTETLFMARQSALAQEKEMANETPMLYSCVLCSKGYRSSKAHAQHLQSRSHIMRAAQGTHQDEDKAVVKPLPRRAMTKSIPQRDEMDEESEDSEDEWEEVDPEEQLVGEATKSLTELDVNEASEEDMDEDEDNDLLDPSCCFMCDKEHRNIESCMVHMHKHHGFFIPDVEYLKDPKGLLTYLGLKVKRDFLCLYCNYRCHSFNSLEAVRKHMEAKSHCKVHYGDDDDEEEAELEDFYDYSSSYVDGDGKQLITAGDMANTVELGSAGSELIITTKSDKKISSRTLGSREFLRYYRQKPRPSPANAVAISASLAARYRSMGLVTVQSREQMVRMKVLKEMRRSGVEAMRSKMGMKSNVIRNLPKNVPY